A single region of the Paludibacter jiangxiensis genome encodes:
- a CDS encoding OmpA family protein produces MQHIIEKRSKTVLILCFLLGVFYMNGQTSGQLQKADLAYRGLKFSMAAEYYEAYLSQGTTANPEVLQRLADSYWQMRNYPEALRVYTRLYPNGKMNSTAQEQFRIGELYARQGDYTNATKWLSGLAGYANKVKAYRKAELSVMKGDSMLWNVSYLTMNSVYREFCPYLYAQNLLFSSNRPMSTKTKAFGWDGNYYSRLWQVPVSQLLAQGTAPSPEQVAKAKQLKESHLQDKRLAGVFAGSDADASPRTRSAYLKTEYVKADSSFSGTLISGLDKLNYNSGGISIDGEGTVYFSANYNKPDKHGVNRIRLMEGHYNGNAITNVKALPFGDPQNYSVMHPAINKEGTILIFSSDKKGYPGKYDLYFSRRSNRNQYWAEPFVIPGQVNTAGNEVFPYISGDGYLYYSSDGKEGLGGLDIYRIKLEDAIAGVGTPEHLPSPVNSTSDDFGWTQSTDGKVGYFTSDRVSSEDNIYSARYDEEAVRLAVLAKQPRSVEGLVLDRQTMDLLKNATVFLLNKCDNRVYVAKTDEEGRYSYPVTKTCEVVILGTGKGYSRDCLAMNVTLDKTSKELVQKAPHDLLLDRFPQDFKWKLSDIHYDFDKWNIRADARPILDSLVAILKTYPIKVELGSHTDSRGTFAYNDALSQRRAESAVAYIVSKDIDPSRITAKGYGEHQLLNKCADGVPCSKEEHQANRRTEVKVLIGQPADMPTDFDPSEYRNGTVIDTNKLPADFFGKCK; encoded by the coding sequence ATGCAACATATCATAGAAAAGAGGAGTAAAACTGTATTAATCCTCTGTTTTTTATTGGGAGTGTTCTATATGAACGGTCAAACCTCGGGACAACTTCAGAAAGCAGATTTGGCTTACCGGGGACTTAAGTTCTCAATGGCCGCTGAATACTATGAAGCATATCTGAGTCAGGGAACGACAGCCAACCCTGAAGTATTACAACGCCTTGCCGATAGTTACTGGCAGATGCGCAACTATCCGGAGGCTCTGCGGGTGTATACCCGCCTTTATCCGAACGGGAAAATGAACTCCACGGCACAGGAACAGTTCCGCATCGGGGAGCTCTATGCTCGCCAGGGAGACTACACAAACGCTACCAAATGGCTGTCGGGGTTGGCGGGTTATGCTAACAAAGTTAAGGCTTATCGTAAAGCAGAGTTGTCTGTCATGAAGGGAGATTCAATGCTGTGGAATGTCAGTTACCTGACAATGAATAGTGTTTACCGAGAATTCTGTCCTTACCTATATGCGCAAAATTTATTGTTTAGCAGTAACCGACCTATGTCAACCAAGACCAAAGCCTTTGGTTGGGATGGAAACTACTATTCTCGCTTGTGGCAGGTGCCGGTATCTCAATTGTTGGCTCAGGGAACAGCACCTTCTCCGGAACAGGTTGCTAAGGCAAAACAACTAAAAGAATCGCACTTACAGGATAAGCGTCTGGCCGGGGTCTTTGCCGGCAGCGATGCCGATGCATCACCCAGAACAAGGAGTGCATACCTGAAAACGGAATACGTAAAAGCGGATAGTTCATTTTCGGGAACATTGATCTCGGGACTGGATAAACTAAACTACAATTCCGGAGGAATCTCCATTGATGGAGAAGGGACGGTTTATTTTTCGGCCAACTATAACAAGCCCGACAAACACGGGGTCAACCGTATCCGTTTGATGGAAGGGCACTACAATGGCAATGCTATAACAAATGTCAAGGCGTTACCTTTTGGAGATCCGCAGAACTACTCTGTGATGCATCCGGCTATCAATAAGGAAGGTACTATTTTGATTTTCAGTAGCGACAAGAAAGGATATCCCGGCAAATATGACCTTTATTTCAGTAGACGATCGAACAGAAATCAATATTGGGCGGAACCTTTTGTTATTCCAGGGCAAGTGAACACCGCCGGCAACGAGGTTTTTCCTTATATCTCAGGAGATGGTTATCTCTATTACAGCAGTGATGGCAAAGAAGGTTTGGGGGGCCTGGACATTTACCGGATCAAGCTGGAAGATGCTATAGCAGGTGTTGGAACACCTGAACATCTGCCATCTCCGGTGAACAGTACGAGCGACGATTTCGGATGGACGCAAAGTACTGATGGGAAAGTGGGATATTTTACTTCCGATCGTGTCAGCAGCGAAGATAATATTTATTCGGCCCGATATGATGAAGAAGCCGTCCGTTTGGCTGTGTTGGCAAAACAACCACGCAGCGTGGAAGGTTTGGTTCTCGATCGGCAAACAATGGATCTGCTCAAAAATGCTACAGTATTCTTGTTGAACAAATGCGACAACAGGGTGTATGTGGCTAAAACTGACGAGGAGGGTAGGTATTCATATCCGGTCACCAAAACCTGCGAAGTGGTTATTCTTGGCACAGGTAAGGGTTACAGCAGAGATTGTTTAGCCATGAATGTTACCCTTGATAAAACATCAAAGGAGCTGGTTCAGAAGGCGCCGCATGATTTGCTGCTGGACAGGTTTCCTCAGGACTTCAAGTGGAAGCTGAGCGATATACATTATGATTTTGATAAGTGGAATATCCGTGCAGATGCCCGTCCGATACTCGATAGTTTGGTTGCTATCCTGAAGACGTATCCGATCAAGGTGGAACTGGGTTCGCATACCGACAGCAGAGGAACGTTTGCATATAACGATGCCTTGTCGCAACGTCGTGCTGAATCTGCCGTTGCCTATATCGTATCAAAAGACATTGATCCTTCGCGGATTACCGCCAAGGGTTACGGAGAACATCAGTTGCTTAACAAATGTGCAGACGGCGTTCCTTGTAGCAAGGAGGAGCATCAGGCCAATCGTCGTACGGAAGTCAAGGTGCTGATAGGTCAGCCTGCCGATATGCCCACCGATTTTGATCCTTCGGAATATAGAAATGGTACTGTGATAGATACAAATAAACTGCCGGCAGATTTCTTTGGGAAGTGTAAATAA